Proteins from one Methanolinea sp. genomic window:
- a CDS encoding pre-peptidase C-terminal domain-containing protein, with the protein MISIFHIFQRRTKEGITYGSVTISDGAKRKKLKPCRSQGINKSILTLVLLFLFSLPCLPACAADEDNWAILIGINTYKYEDINPSLNYALNDVVDMKDVLVRKCNFRESNIVTLTNAQATKSNIFSTVNYVKSRTNSRSIVVFYFSGHGNTGMPDYDRDESDGYDEYICPYDSRDGYDWSSEISDDELAYLLGGINAKNIVAIFDSCKSGGMVKGSPGIVKSQVAGIEDGFADDFMRSSSSTTSASDASTRDSFSMRKFLILMATKDTESSTEYYLLQNGGFTYFLVEGFNSPSADTNRNNWISAEEAFYYAKRELHNWQVANRKDLFEPQIYDADPSNEVDLVPLVPSAISITMQTVQGRFTSPYQQAYYYFDIPSGTRTCTVSLSGPSSGADFDLYVRKGEYPTTSSYDYAGTGSTASETVTIQNPVAGRYYVMVYAYSGSGSYTISETHTTATPAPTTTPTTRPTTQPTTTQPTPTPGSVTSITLRAIQGGFTSPGQQAYYYFDIPSNTRTCTVTLSGPSSGADFDLYVRRGDYPTVSWYDYASSRRGTSQEAVTIQNPQAGRYYVMVRSYSGSGSYTISETHTVATPTPTPTPTPTPTTPPTPPPTTQPTPTPIPATPITMQTVQGQFTTSGQQAYYYFDIPSGTRTCTVTLSGPSSRADFDLYVRRGDYPTVSWYDYASSRWGTSYETVTIQNPAAGRYYVMVRSYSGSGSYTISETHTVATPTPTPTPTPTPTTPPTTPPTTQPTPTQVSATDITLKSVQGYLAFSGDRAYYSFDIPIGVTSCTVTLQGPIGLRGDFSLYVRRGDLPTLTSYDYGSGNVGTSYETVTIQNPAPGRYYVMVYSFTGYGSYTISETHGSVTTRPTTIPVTTTPPTPRPTSSPTTPPTTRPTTPPTTLPTQTPQVPMSITQKTEYGRFTSTGEKAYYYFDIPYGTSGYCRITLTGPSYIADFDMYVKRGEYPTLTSYHYASARRGFSSESITIQSPSSGRYYVMVHAYSGSGSYIISETHESPENPPFYSRN; encoded by the coding sequence GTGATTTCTATTTTCCACATTTTCCAAAGGAGAACGAAAGAGGGAATTACCTATGGGTCAGTCACAATATCGGATGGAGCGAAAAGAAAAAAATTAAAGCCATGTCGCTCGCAGGGGATCAACAAGTCAATTCTTACTCTCGTTCTCCTGTTCCTGTTCTCACTCCCCTGCCTCCCTGCATGTGCCGCGGACGAAGACAACTGGGCCATTCTCATCGGGATAAACACGTACAAGTACGAGGATATCAACCCCAGCCTGAACTACGCGCTAAACGACGTCGTGGACATGAAGGACGTGCTGGTGAGGAAGTGTAACTTCAGGGAGAGTAACATCGTGACCCTCACTAATGCACAGGCGACGAAGTCAAACATCTTCAGCACGGTAAACTACGTCAAGTCGAGGACGAATTCGAGGAGTATCGTCGTCTTTTACTTCTCCGGTCACGGGAACACGGGAATGCCCGACTACGACCGTGACGAGAGTGACGGCTACGACGAGTACATCTGCCCCTACGATTCGCGGGATGGTTACGACTGGTCAAGCGAGATAAGCGACGACGAGCTCGCATACCTCCTGGGCGGAATAAATGCGAAGAACATCGTCGCTATCTTTGACTCGTGCAAGAGCGGTGGGATGGTGAAGGGAAGCCCCGGTATCGTCAAATCACAGGTCGCGGGCATTGAGGATGGTTTTGCAGATGATTTCATGCGGAGTTCCTCCTCCACGACCTCGGCCAGCGATGCATCGACGAGGGACTCTTTCTCGATGAGGAAGTTCCTCATCCTAATGGCAACGAAGGACACGGAATCCTCGACAGAATACTACCTCCTCCAGAACGGGGGATTCACGTACTTTTTAGTGGAGGGATTCAATAGTCCGTCGGCAGACACGAACAGGAACAACTGGATCTCGGCAGAGGAAGCGTTTTACTACGCGAAAAGGGAATTGCACAACTGGCAGGTCGCAAACAGGAAAGACCTGTTCGAGCCCCAGATCTACGATGCTGACCCGTCAAACGAAGTCGACCTCGTACCACTCGTTCCGAGTGCTATTTCAATCACGATGCAGACAGTACAGGGGCGGTTCACGTCTCCCTACCAGCAGGCATACTACTACTTCGACATTCCCTCCGGGACGAGGACGTGCACTGTGAGCCTGTCAGGCCCTTCGTCAGGGGCGGACTTCGACCTCTACGTGAGGAAGGGGGAGTATCCGACGACCTCGTCGTATGATTATGCGGGCACGGGCTCGACCGCATCGGAGACGGTCACAATCCAGAATCCGGTCGCGGGCAGGTACTACGTGATGGTCTATGCGTACTCCGGTTCCGGCTCCTACACGATCTCGGAGACGCACACGACAGCCACACCCGCGCCGACCACGACGCCGACGACCAGGCCCACGACGCAGCCGACCACCACCCAGCCGACTCCGACTCCCGGTTCCGTTACCTCCATCACGCTGCGGGCAATACAGGGTGGGTTTACGTCCCCCGGCCAGCAGGCATACTACTACTTCGACATTCCCTCCAATACGCGGACGTGCACTGTGACGCTTTCAGGACCCTCGTCAGGGGCGGACTTCGACCTCTACGTGAGGAGGGGGGACTACCCCACGGTGTCATGGTATGACTACGCGAGCAGCAGGCGGGGGACTTCCCAGGAAGCGGTCACGATCCAGAATCCCCAAGCAGGGCGGTACTACGTGATGGTCCGTTCTTATTCCGGTTCCGGCTCCTACACGATCTCTGAGACACACACTGTGGCAACTCCCACACCCACGCCGACCCCGACGCCCACGCCGACCACGCCACCCACACCTCCGCCGACTACCCAGCCGACCCCGACACCGATTCCCGCCACCCCGATCACGATGCAGACCGTTCAGGGACAATTCACAACGTCCGGCCAACAGGCATACTATTACTTTGATATTCCATCCGGGACGAGGACGTGCACTGTGACCCTTTCAGGACCCTCGTCAAGGGCGGACTTCGACCTCTACGTGAGGAGGGGGGACTACCCCACGGTGTCATGGTATGACTACGCGAGCAGCAGGTGGGGAACTTCCTATGAGACAGTCACGATCCAGAATCCGGCCGCGGGGAGGTATTACGTGATGGTCCGTTCTTATTCCGGTTCCGGCTCCTACACGATCTCTGAGACACACACTGTGGCAACTCCCACACCCACGCCGACCCCGACGCCCACGCCGACCACGCCACCCACAACTCCGCCGACTACCCAGCCAACTCCGACACAGGTCTCCGCAACGGACATCACCCTCAAATCCGTTCAAGGATACCTCGCTTTTTCTGGAGACAGGGCCTATTACTCCTTTGACATCCCCATAGGTGTTACGAGTTGCACTGTCACTCTCCAAGGCCCTATAGGGCTTCGAGGCGATTTCTCCCTCTACGTGAGGAGGGGGGATCTCCCAACTCTCACCTCGTACGATTATGGGAGTGGTAACGTAGGGACGTCCTACGAGACGGTCACGATCCAGAACCCTGCACCCGGGCGGTACTACGTGATGGTATATTCTTTCACCGGCTACGGTTCCTACACGATCTCGGAGACGCACGGATCGGTGACCACCCGTCCCACGACCATACCAGTCACCACGACCCCTCCGACACCGCGTCCGACCAGTTCCCCCACGACACCCCCGACCACCCGCCCCACGACTCCCCCGACGACTCTGCCAACCCAGACACCCCAGGTCCCGATGTCGATCACGCAGAAGACAGAGTACGGTCGTTTCACGTCGACGGGCGAGAAGGCGTACTATTACTTCGACATCCCCTACGGGACGAGCGGTTATTGCAGGATCACCCTCACGGGGCCGTCTTACATCGCCGATTTCGACATGTACGTGAAGCGAGGGGAGTACCCGACTCTTACATCGTACCACTACGCGAGCGCGAGGAGGGGCTTCTCCTCCGAGTCGATCACCATCCAGTCCCCGAGCTCCGGGAGGTACTACGTGATGGTCCACGCATATTCTGGCTCCGGTTCCTACATCATCTCCGAAACACATGAATCACCGGAGAATCCACCATTTTATAGCCGAAATTGA
- the thiL gene encoding thiamine-phosphate kinase, which produces MDERALREVVASLIGRDAVLDDCAVLPDRGRFLVATTDMLHESTDFPAGMTDREIGWMAAAVTLSDIAAMGAQPAIVLLAVGLDRPQRLAGIIAGARDCCGEHGAVLAGGDLDAHRELTLVSAGVGFADRPVRRSGARPGDIVGIVGVPGRAQAALEGYAAFRPFLCTPRPRVAEGRRLAEAGVTSMMDVSDGLLASLGDMREASGRGYAIETGRIPPLLGVPRDEARRFALEGGGDYGLLFTAPPGTPLPEIPELFVIGRVTDEPVILVDGRPAEIAGFRHRWDGDPPYGL; this is translated from the coding sequence TTGGATGAGCGTGCGCTGCGGGAGGTCGTCGCCTCCCTCATCGGGAGGGACGCGGTCCTCGACGACTGCGCTGTCCTCCCCGACCGCGGGCGGTTCCTCGTCGCGACGACCGACATGCTCCACGAGAGCACGGACTTTCCCGCCGGGATGACGGACCGCGAGATAGGGTGGATGGCGGCCGCGGTCACGCTCTCCGACATCGCCGCGATGGGCGCGCAGCCCGCAATCGTCCTCCTCGCCGTGGGGCTGGATCGGCCGCAGCGGCTCGCGGGGATCATCGCGGGCGCCCGCGACTGCTGCGGGGAGCACGGCGCGGTCCTCGCGGGGGGCGACCTCGACGCCCACCGGGAACTCACGCTCGTGAGCGCAGGGGTAGGTTTTGCGGACCGGCCGGTCCGGAGATCGGGGGCGCGGCCCGGCGACATCGTGGGGATCGTCGGGGTCCCCGGGCGGGCGCAGGCGGCGCTTGAGGGGTACGCCGCGTTCCGGCCGTTCCTCTGCACCCCGCGGCCCCGCGTGGCCGAGGGCCGGAGACTCGCGGAGGCGGGGGTCACCTCCATGATGGACGTGTCGGACGGGCTGCTTGCCTCGCTCGGCGACATGCGGGAGGCGAGCGGGAGGGGGTACGCGATCGAGACCGGGAGGATCCCCCCGCTCCTCGGGGTCCCGCGGGACGAGGCGCGGCGGTTTGCCCTCGAGGGAGGGGGGGACTACGGGCTCCTCTTCACCGCGCCCCCGGGCACCCCTCTCCCGGAGATCCCGGAGCTGTTCGTGATCGGACGCGTGACCGACGAGCCGGTGATCCTCGTCGACGGCCGCCCGGCAGAAATTGCGGGATTCCGGCACCGGTGGGACGGGGATCCCCCCTACGGCCTGTAG
- a CDS encoding ATP-binding protein produces MRCDKCRRPAVLFQRYSGLHLCRDHFIADFEARAKRTIRKNRWIAPGDRIAVAFSGGKDSGALLSFLHKVFSPRRDVSLLAITVDEGIGGYRDPAVSRARARELGIPHVTVSFREEYGVTVDEIVARKGGAHSCTYCGVLRRHLLNTAAREAGATKLAMGFNLDDEAQTVLMNVLRGDSARLLRPSRAVPGLVPRIRPFLSIPEREVALYAYLTTGTLDVGRCPYSVHALRAEVRQMLNAYAWRHPSARFALVNLGNDLSAAGRDLPGGMRVCPDCGEVCAAACRSCEILAEVRGGR; encoded by the coding sequence ATGCGCTGCGACAAATGCCGGCGTCCCGCGGTTTTATTCCAGCGTTACTCGGGCCTCCACCTCTGCCGCGACCACTTCATCGCGGACTTCGAGGCGAGGGCCAAGAGGACGATCCGGAAGAACCGCTGGATCGCCCCCGGCGACAGGATCGCGGTCGCGTTCTCGGGCGGGAAGGACTCCGGTGCGCTCCTCTCCTTCCTCCACAAGGTATTCTCCCCGCGGAGGGACGTATCGCTCCTCGCGATCACCGTCGACGAGGGGATCGGCGGATACAGGGACCCCGCGGTCTCGCGTGCCCGGGCCCGGGAACTCGGGATCCCGCACGTGACAGTCTCCTTCCGCGAGGAGTACGGGGTCACGGTCGATGAGATCGTCGCGAGGAAAGGGGGCGCCCACTCCTGCACGTACTGCGGCGTCCTGCGCAGGCACCTCCTCAACACCGCCGCGAGGGAGGCGGGTGCGACGAAGCTCGCGATGGGCTTCAACCTCGACGACGAGGCCCAGACAGTCCTCATGAACGTCCTGCGCGGGGACTCCGCCCGGCTCCTCCGGCCCTCCCGCGCCGTCCCCGGGCTCGTTCCGAGGATCCGGCCGTTCCTCTCGATCCCCGAGCGCGAGGTCGCCCTGTACGCCTACCTCACGACCGGGACGCTCGACGTCGGCCGCTGCCCCTACTCGGTCCACGCGCTGCGCGCGGAGGTACGGCAGATGCTCAACGCCTACGCGTGGAGACACCCCTCGGCCCGGTTCGCGCTCGTCAACCTCGGAAACGACCTTTCAGCGGCAGGGCGGGATCTTCCCGGCGGGATGAGGGTCTGCCCTGACTGCGGGGAGGTCTGCGCCGCGGCGTGCAGGAGCTGCGAGATCCTCGCGGAGGTGCGGGGTGGCAGGTGA
- a CDS encoding DUF460 domain-containing protein: MKVFGIDVITGSVRSRSQRPRYALVVLSGNDIVEETEVTAFRLFRRLAQEKPDILAVDSVQEVAADARDVFSFLQMLPPSVRLVQVTGGERKESLPKVASRYNISVNRFDPFDEARAIARVAAMGAGCEVIAFENESEIVVSRHRSPGKGGWSQNRYCRKIHGAVLQKAREIEMALLSAGLKYEKRETRAFGGCSRVSFTVQAPREEIPVSASRGADVQVRIHGKRLDRIRFRPLQARPKYLIVGIDPGTTTAVAALDLDGNLLHLESSRQMSMPGVIEALTRIGKPLIVASDVSEMPFSVEKIRRAFNGIAYTPRSDMSVEAKQALTQGYSTRNDHERDALAAALEAYRAYRNKFQNLGKRIPPGFDVDEVRARILRGQSLEQVIGEMAGRELPAPPGAPAAEATGEPGERADEARDERVRILEGTVKRLRAIVAELQEDLRKRDVQIARLEARLKRLRSRRDQKIRSDAEITKRDAIIENLKKKLRTGEKENRRLLKRIQKMKEFDEALLSGETIPLKILPSLTREGVRSLVAEMGIREGDVLYVRKLEGFGKVALRELAEAGIGALLVEAGEEETAFREVEEILRDLSVPVLSTRAVRAVVKGKIGAADPSQFHEAMREWREAQERYEREKKGELLMKIFEEYRTERGREMKKVG; this comes from the coding sequence ATGAAGGTCTTCGGGATCGACGTCATCACGGGCTCGGTGCGCTCGCGGTCGCAGAGGCCGCGGTATGCGCTCGTCGTCCTCTCGGGCAACGATATCGTGGAGGAGACCGAGGTGACGGCATTCCGGCTCTTCCGGAGGCTTGCGCAGGAGAAGCCCGACATCCTCGCGGTCGACAGCGTCCAGGAGGTCGCCGCGGACGCGCGGGACGTCTTCTCGTTCCTCCAGATGCTCCCCCCCTCGGTCAGGCTCGTCCAGGTGACGGGGGGAGAGAGGAAGGAATCGCTCCCGAAGGTCGCGAGCAGGTACAACATCAGCGTCAACAGGTTCGATCCCTTCGACGAGGCGAGGGCGATCGCGCGCGTCGCGGCGATGGGCGCCGGCTGCGAGGTGATCGCGTTCGAGAACGAGAGCGAGATCGTCGTCTCCCGGCACAGGTCGCCGGGGAAGGGGGGGTGGAGCCAGAACAGGTACTGCAGGAAGATCCACGGGGCGGTGCTGCAGAAGGCGCGGGAGATCGAGATGGCACTCCTCTCCGCGGGGCTGAAGTACGAGAAGAGGGAGACGCGGGCGTTCGGCGGCTGCAGCAGGGTCTCCTTCACGGTACAGGCCCCGCGGGAGGAGATCCCGGTCTCCGCATCCCGGGGCGCGGACGTCCAGGTCCGGATCCATGGCAAAAGGCTCGACAGGATCCGGTTCCGCCCCCTCCAGGCGCGGCCAAAATACCTCATCGTGGGCATCGACCCGGGCACGACGACCGCGGTCGCCGCGCTCGACCTCGACGGGAACCTCCTCCACCTCGAGAGCTCGCGCCAGATGTCGATGCCGGGCGTGATCGAGGCGCTCACCCGCATCGGAAAACCCCTCATCGTCGCGTCCGACGTGAGCGAGATGCCGTTCTCCGTGGAGAAGATCCGCAGGGCCTTCAACGGGATCGCCTACACCCCGAGGTCGGACATGAGCGTCGAGGCAAAGCAGGCCCTCACGCAGGGGTATTCCACGAGGAACGACCACGAGCGCGATGCCCTCGCCGCGGCGCTCGAGGCGTACAGGGCGTACCGGAACAAGTTCCAGAACCTCGGCAAGAGGATCCCGCCGGGGTTCGACGTCGACGAGGTGAGGGCGCGGATCCTGCGGGGGCAGTCGCTCGAGCAGGTCATCGGGGAGATGGCCGGGAGGGAGCTCCCCGCACCCCCGGGGGCACCCGCGGCGGAAGCGACGGGCGAGCCGGGGGAGAGGGCGGACGAGGCCCGGGACGAGAGGGTGCGCATCCTCGAGGGCACGGTCAAGAGGCTCCGGGCCATCGTCGCCGAGCTCCAGGAAGACCTCCGGAAGAGGGACGTCCAGATCGCGAGGCTCGAGGCCCGGTTAAAGAGGCTGCGGTCGCGCCGGGACCAGAAGATCCGGTCGGACGCCGAGATCACGAAGAGGGACGCGATCATCGAGAACCTGAAGAAGAAGCTCCGCACCGGGGAGAAGGAGAACAGGAGGCTCCTAAAGAGGATCCAGAAGATGAAGGAGTTCGACGAGGCCCTCCTCTCGGGCGAGACGATCCCGCTCAAGATCCTCCCCTCGCTCACAAGGGAGGGGGTGCGATCCCTCGTCGCGGAGATGGGGATCAGGGAGGGCGACGTCCTCTATGTCCGGAAACTGGAAGGGTTCGGCAAGGTTGCCCTCCGCGAACTCGCCGAGGCGGGGATCGGGGCGCTCCTCGTCGAGGCAGGGGAGGAAGAGACGGCGTTCCGCGAGGTAGAGGAGATCCTGCGGGATCTCTCGGTCCCGGTCCTCTCCACGCGGGCTGTCCGCGCCGTCGTGAAGGGGAAGATAGGGGCCGCGGACCCTTCCCAGTTCCACGAGGCCATGCGGGAGTGGAGGGAGGCACAGGAGCGGTACGAGCGCGAGAAGAAGGGAGAGCTTCTGATGAAGATCTTCGAGGAGTACCGCACCGAGCGGGGAAGGGAGATGAAGAAGGTTGGATGA
- a CDS encoding RIO1 family regulatory kinase/ATPase, whose translation MPLSAETVRQLHPYEARVLQAIERLMAFHSWVPLDLLRKKAGLSENETRYRLGTLMEKGLVKYDVVPYEGYSLTFAGYDALALLALTRRGSLSALGPPVGEGKESVVYEGVSLSRVAVKCHHVGQRSFQSIRVARDYIAGRSHCPWVFASRASAEREYEALRRLHPHVRVPFPVDQNRGVVVMEYIDGTLLHRTAVEEPARVLAEILGQVTAAYSRGVIHADLSEFNVMLDGRGVVLIDWPQWVTTDHPNADEILARDISQIVRYFGRKYGVSADVSAEVARVTG comes from the coding sequence ATGCCCCTTTCTGCCGAGACGGTGCGGCAGCTCCACCCCTACGAGGCGCGCGTCCTCCAGGCGATCGAGAGGCTGATGGCATTCCACTCGTGGGTCCCGCTCGACTTGCTCCGGAAGAAGGCCGGGCTCTCCGAGAACGAGACGCGGTACAGGCTCGGGACCCTGATGGAGAAGGGGCTCGTGAAGTACGACGTCGTCCCCTACGAGGGGTACAGCCTCACGTTTGCCGGGTACGATGCCCTCGCCCTCCTCGCCCTCACGCGGAGGGGGAGCCTCTCGGCCCTCGGCCCGCCCGTGGGGGAGGGAAAGGAGTCGGTCGTGTACGAGGGGGTGAGCCTCTCGCGTGTCGCGGTCAAGTGCCACCACGTGGGGCAGAGGTCGTTCCAGTCGATCCGGGTCGCGCGTGACTACATCGCCGGGAGGTCCCACTGCCCGTGGGTCTTCGCCTCGAGGGCGTCCGCCGAGCGCGAGTACGAGGCCCTCCGGAGGCTCCACCCGCACGTGAGGGTCCCGTTCCCGGTCGACCAGAACCGGGGCGTCGTCGTGATGGAGTACATCGACGGGACTCTCCTCCACAGGACGGCGGTGGAAGAGCCCGCCCGGGTCCTCGCCGAGATCCTCGGGCAGGTTACCGCCGCGTACTCCCGCGGCGTCATCCACGCGGACCTCTCGGAGTTCAACGTGATGCTCGACGGGAGGGGCGTCGTCCTGATCGACTGGCCCCAGTGGGTCACGACGGACCACCCGAACGCGGACGAGATCCTCGCCCGCGACATCTCCCAGATCGTCCGGTACTTCGGGCGCAAGTACGGTGTCTCGGCGGACGTCTCCGCGGAGGTCGCGAGGGTGACGGGATGA
- a CDS encoding tetratricopeptide repeat protein translates to MQRSACLFLVVLILAATLIAACTTTPPAHVSIEKARELAKQGDLEGSLAVYDAVVAANGNDSAAWRERGEVLRAMGRDEEALRSLERSLALDPSEAGAWVVLGDIFLGMNRTTDAFRAYDRAIVTDANTTMAWVGVGRVFALEGRNEDARKAFLMALRTNRSHAPAAKALGDVLVALREYDNGLRAYEEALSLDPLYADAAVAKGDLLSQFRKFEEALSAYDTALEVSPNDTAVLGRKAFVLSAMGRHDDAIALYDRMIAISPGNATFLAYKSYALNSAGRFNESIEAADRATALDPGNAVAWNNKGFALSALGRLDESLAAYTKAVELDPKNAAALTNRGYVLLTLGRYGDAVADFDRAIGLQPNYSAALSYRALAHLRQGQFESALSDATRAATIDPKNAGAWTTGGRALLEKGQFRNATTYFDRALQANPNAPDSWLQKGIALFMERMYEDAITAFDRVLALAPGNLQAWQYKVSSLVRLGRGEEAVRVTDRALKTDPWNTTLLLRKASALVLLNRPGEADLALSRILEKDPENYDALVMRGTIQLSANDYLGAIKTFEGLQQSGRDTDESFVYLGIAYYRSGQYEKALAVYDRLLERYPASSVTWSNRGYALAKLGRIQDAIKSFDRALALDPSNTDARIGRYEAMRILWPSYRP, encoded by the coding sequence ATGCAACGGAGTGCCTGCCTGTTCCTCGTTGTCCTTATTCTCGCCGCCACCCTGATCGCTGCGTGCACCACGACTCCCCCCGCCCATGTCTCCATCGAGAAGGCGAGGGAACTCGCAAAGCAGGGAGACCTCGAGGGGTCCCTTGCCGTGTACGATGCCGTCGTCGCCGCCAATGGAAACGACAGTGCCGCGTGGCGGGAGAGAGGGGAGGTCCTCCGCGCGATGGGAAGGGACGAGGAGGCGCTCCGGTCGCTCGAAAGATCCCTCGCTCTCGACCCGTCCGAGGCCGGCGCGTGGGTCGTGCTCGGGGATATTTTCCTCGGGATGAACAGGACAACCGACGCCTTCCGCGCCTACGACCGTGCCATCGTCACCGATGCGAATACAACGATGGCATGGGTCGGCGTCGGCCGCGTCTTCGCACTCGAGGGGAGGAACGAGGATGCCCGGAAGGCGTTCCTCATGGCACTCAGGACGAACAGGTCCCACGCGCCGGCCGCAAAAGCTCTCGGTGACGTCCTCGTCGCCCTCAGGGAGTATGACAACGGCCTCCGGGCATACGAAGAAGCCCTCTCGCTCGATCCCCTCTACGCGGATGCAGCCGTTGCCAAGGGTGACCTGCTCTCGCAGTTCAGGAAGTTCGAGGAGGCGCTCTCGGCCTACGACACCGCCCTTGAAGTCTCTCCCAACGACACCGCAGTCCTCGGCAGGAAGGCGTTCGTCCTCTCCGCGATGGGCCGGCACGACGACGCGATCGCCCTCTACGACAGGATGATCGCGATCTCCCCCGGGAACGCGACGTTCCTTGCGTACAAGAGTTACGCCCTCAACTCTGCCGGCCGGTTCAACGAGTCGATAGAGGCCGCTGACCGGGCAACGGCGCTCGATCCCGGAAACGCCGTCGCGTGGAACAACAAGGGTTTCGCGTTGAGCGCCCTCGGGCGGCTCGACGAGTCGCTCGCCGCGTACACGAAGGCCGTCGAGCTGGACCCGAAAAACGCCGCGGCCCTCACCAACAGGGGCTACGTCCTGCTCACCCTCGGCCGGTACGGGGACGCGGTCGCGGACTTCGACCGGGCGATCGGTCTCCAGCCGAACTACTCCGCGGCCCTCTCCTACAGGGCGCTCGCGCACCTCCGGCAGGGGCAGTTCGAGAGTGCCCTCTCGGACGCGACGCGCGCCGCGACAATTGACCCGAAGAACGCGGGGGCGTGGACCACGGGCGGGAGGGCCCTCCTCGAGAAGGGGCAGTTCCGCAACGCCACCACGTACTTCGATAGAGCCCTCCAGGCAAACCCGAACGCCCCTGACAGCTGGCTCCAGAAGGGGATCGCGCTCTTCATGGAGAGGATGTACGAGGACGCCATCACCGCATTCGACAGGGTGCTCGCCCTCGCTCCCGGGAACCTGCAGGCATGGCAGTACAAGGTCTCCTCGCTCGTCAGGCTCGGGAGGGGGGAAGAGGCTGTGCGGGTCACCGACCGTGCACTCAAGACCGACCCGTGGAACACGACCCTCCTCCTCCGGAAGGCGAGCGCGCTCGTCCTCCTGAACCGCCCGGGCGAGGCGGACCTCGCCCTCTCCCGCATCCTCGAGAAGGACCCTGAAAACTACGACGCCCTCGTGATGAGGGGCACGATCCAGCTTTCTGCCAACGATTACCTCGGCGCCATAAAGACCTTCGAGGGTCTCCAGCAGTCAGGCCGTGACACCGACGAGTCTTTCGTGTACCTCGGTATCGCGTACTACCGGTCGGGGCAGTACGAGAAAGCCCTCGCCGTGTACGACAGGCTCCTCGAGCGGTACCCCGCGAGTTCCGTCACGTGGTCCAACAGGGGCTACGCGCTCGCGAAGCTCGGGAGGATTCAGGACGCGATCAAATCCTTCGACCGCGCGCTCGCGCTCGACCCCTCGAATACCGACGCGAGGATCGGGAGGTACGAGGCGATGCGGATCCTCTGGCCTTCCTACAGGCCGTAG